The following is a genomic window from Panthera uncia isolate 11264 chromosome B4, Puncia_PCG_1.0, whole genome shotgun sequence.
TTGgttcatccccccacccaagaGAGAAGCTTCCTTAGTTCAATCTTGCACACCTCTCCTCCACCGCAAGCTGAGCATTCATTCCAcatgccctcccctccctgttctcAGGCCCTGGTCCTACTCACTAGGGGAGGCGCGGAGCTCTGCGCCCAGCAGCTCCCTGGACCCGCTGCCAGAAGATAGGCCCGGGGGTCCGGGAGGGGGCCCGGAGCCAGGAGGCCCCCCTGTGCTCTTGGTGAAGATGCCGCTGATAAACTTGAGCATCTTGCGATCTCGAGTGGATGCTCGGCCCCCCTCCCGGCCCCGTTTCAGCCCTGGAGCTGGAGGCTCTAGAGTGATTGGAGGTGCAGGCCCAGTGGGCTGCGCGGAGGCGGCGGTGACAGCAGCGGCTGGAGCCGGGGTTGCTGGGAGGGTTAGCGGAGGAGGAGAACCAGCAGGCGGTCCCGGGTGCAAGTCACTGTTGTCCAAGGTCTTACTCTTGCCTTTCCGAGGGGACAGCTTCCCTCGGGCTCCGGACCCAGCCCCGACCCCACCAGAGGTCGTGGCTGCCGCTCCTCCtcccccggcggcggcggcggccgcggcgttGGTGGTAGCGGCGGCGGCAGAAGCTCCAGTCCCCGCGCTGCTCTTTGACCCCTTGACCCTGGGCTTGCCTTCGCTTTCGGGCCATGACAGGCGGCTACCCGCGCCCTTGCCCCCGCCGGCTTTGGCGCCACTCGTGGTCACGGTCTTGCAAGGCTTGGGAGCCGGCGGAGGAGGCGCCACCTTGAGCCTCCGACTGCCGGTGCCCGGGTGCGGGGAGGACGAGCCTGGGACGCCGCCGCCAGCCCGGCCTTCAGGTTCCGGCCCCCCCCCAGCTCGGGCTGCTGAGCAAGGGGCGCCGGGAGGTGGGGGCGCCCCCGGGCTTGGGGTCAGGGCTCAGCCCCCCGGAGAGCGGGGGCCCCGGAGGGGCGGCCCAAAGGGAGAGGCGGCGGCCGGGAGCGGGGGAGACGGGGCGGGCCGGACTGGCCGGAGCCGGGGACAGGGCGGGGGGCTCGGCGCCCCCGGCGCCCGCGCTGCTCGTGCTGATCCACAGCGCATCCTGCCGGTGGAAGAGACGCTCGTGCCGCTTCTTGCCCGGCTCCTCCGCGCCTCGGGGGCTGCCAGGATCCCCGGTCTCGGCACCTCTGGTCCCGGGGGCGCCGGCTGCGGCCGCAGACGGAGAAGGCGGCGGCGGAGGCACCGACTCGAGCTTGACCAGGGTCAGCGAGATGAGGTAGGTCGTTGTCCGGCGCTGAAGAGCGCCCGCGCCCCGGCTCATGGGGCCCCGAGACCcccgagctggggaggggaggggactccCCCGGACTGCCTCAGGGGGGCCCGGCCATGGGGCCGCCCTGCTcgctgcccccagcccccggaCCCCGCTGAGCCCCCAGCCCGGCTCCGCTgtcgccgccgcctccgccgcctcCGCTTGCGCCCCCCTCCCATCACACGGGGCGCCCCCTCCCCATGCTCCCCGCCCTGCGCCCCCACCCCGTTGGAGCCCCGGGACCTTGGTGCTGCTCCAGGGAGGCGCGCCGGACCTTGCACCCCGGCCTGGGTGGGGGCGCCGAGATGGGcggaggagggcggggaggacAGTAGTGGGGGCAaataggggagagggaggaaaagggggcagaaaagggGGACCCGAGGCTGGGGAAGAAGAAGAGCCGCTGCgggggaggcaggggcggggAATGGGGACTCAGGGGACAGGGGCCGGGGAtgggggtcggggaggggggtCTGTAGGAAGGTGGGAAGCTAATGAGCTGGTCGTGCGGGGGATTCGCAGGGGCGCGGGGAGGATGCTGGGGATGGAGATACAGGCGCCggcgggggaggaaggagggaagcctTAGGGGGTGGGAACCCACGGGTCTGGGGTCTGGGAAGGAAGGGGCGTGAGATCCCGGCGAAGGGTCCGGGGGGCTCGCCGGGGCTCGGCTCGGTCCGGATGCGCGCTGTGTCCGGGCGCTCCCCTCACATTGAGGAGGAggcggccccccgccccccccaccctaTCTCCCCCCCAACCTTCTCTCCACCAGCTCCGCTGTCTGAGAAGGCGGTACAAAATCCAGGACTGGATTTCCCTCCCAAATCCTGGGCTGGATTTCCTAGAACTTGGACTCACCTACTCCAACAATCTAGCCCCCTCCCCTAGCACACCACGGTTAGGGAGCGCGACTGTTGGGTGTGTCATTTAGGGACCAGGGTAAAAAATCAGTTCGTGGGTGGACAGTCCGAGGGGGAAACGGAGCGAATTTAGGGGGTCACTGCCAATTTGGGGGAAGTTGAAGTAGGGAAATGGGGAGGCCTGAAATCCCTTTCCCAGTACCCCTTGTCTCCCCCAGGTAATTGCACGCTGTTCCTTTCCCCATCACCCAGCCGCctcgcccacccccaccctccgcAGGGCGATGCATTGGTCGGGCCACGACTTGAGCCCAACTGTCCCAAAGTGAACTTGTAAAGTGTTCCCTGGGGATGGGGACAAACATGGAATTTAGCAGGGTAGGAAGGAGGGGGGTGCCTTAGGAGGGGAGAGATCTAAGGGCTCCAGGACCCCAGGCCAAAAAGTGAGTCAAAGGCTCCAGCTTGAGGTGGAAGGAGAAGGAATATGTCTACAGATTGACACCCCCCATACCAAAATGCATCCAGTCTCCATAGCAACCATAGCTCCAAGAGTGCCTCCGAATCAGCGGGGATAAGCAGAGAGGAGAATCGGTGTGTATGGCGGGTGGGGGGGGATCTGCCAGGGGATTGGGGTTAAGGAAGGCACCATCCTCAAACCTGATTACCCACATGTGAGGTTTTTAGCACCCCTGAATACAAGGACCCCTTCAGTTGAGGTGGGAGGCGGCATCTTTTGGGTTCCCATTCAGTCTCCTGAGGTTTTCAAGGTGGAGCTCTTTTAGAAGGTTAAAGAGGAGATAGAATGGAAAACGTCTGTCGGCTTTGTGTCTACCACCCTTCCAGGGACCCTGGAGTTCGACTCACTGTCCTCTACCCGGGGGAGAAGGCTGAAGGCGTTAGGCCCATAGGGAACAGAGGCTGAGTGAGACTTGGCAGGAATGGGCCTGAGTGGTGGGAGGCCTTCCCACAGGCTTGGAGACACCCCCCCCaacccactccccttcacccccctcacccccccccactcGGG
Proteins encoded in this region:
- the LOC125919867 gene encoding LOW QUALITY PROTEIN: arf-GAP with GTPase, ANK repeat and PH domain-containing protein 2-like (The sequence of the model RefSeq protein was modified relative to this genomic sequence to represent the inferred CDS: deleted 1 base in 1 codon) — protein: MSRGAGALQRRTTTYLISLTLVKLESVPPPPPSPSAAAAGAPGTRGAETGDPGSPRGAEEPGKKRHERLFHRQDALWISTSSAGAGGAEPPALSPAPASPARPVSPAPGRRLSLWAAPPGPPLSGGLSPDPKPGGAPTSRRPLLSSPSWGGPEPEGRAGGGVPGSSSPHPGTGSRRLKVAPPPPAPKPCKTVTTSGAKAGGGKGAGSRLSWPESEGKPRVKGSKSSAGTGASAAAATTNAAAAAAAGGGGAAATTSGGVGAGSGARGKLSPRKGKSKTLDNSDLHPGPPAGSPPPLTLPATPAPAAAVTAASAQPTGPAPPITLEPPAPGLKRGREGGRASTRDRKMLKFISGIFTKSTGGPPGSGPPPGPPGLSSGSGSRELLGAELRASPKAVVNSQEWTLSRSIPELRLGVLGDARSGKSSLIHRFLTGSYQVLEKTESEQHKKEMLVDGQTHLVLIREEAGAPDAKFSGWADAVILVFSLEDENSFQAVSRLHGQLSSLRGEGRGGLALALVGTQDRISASSPRVVGDARARALCADMKRCSYYETCATYGLNVDRVFQEVAQKVVTLRKQQQLLAACKSLPSSPSHSAASTPVAGQASNGGHTSDYSSSLPSSPNVGHRELRAEAAAVAGLSTPGSLHRAAKRRTSLFANRRGSDSEKRSLDSRGETTGSGRAIPIKQSFLLKRSGNSLNKEWKKKYVTLSSNGFLLYHPSINDYIHSTHGKEMDLLRTTVKVPGKRPPRAISAFGPSASINGLVKDMSFHFFISSSAPHRNCCSKVHQ